In Pseudoalteromonas translucida KMM 520, the following are encoded in one genomic region:
- a CDS encoding MAPEG family protein, whose protein sequence is MEKLIILAMFAQVLLSLIVMIIMGKRRFAAAKNKHINLTDFATMRLDNAGDNVRVADRNFTNQFEIPVLFYAGCLLAMQFNSASILVAVLAWLFVISRILHSVVHLGSNKIRIRFNLFLIGCGSVFALWLVIIWRVLLF, encoded by the coding sequence ATGGAAAAGTTGATCATTTTAGCTATGTTCGCCCAAGTTTTACTCTCACTCATTGTAATGATTATTATGGGTAAAAGACGTTTTGCCGCAGCTAAAAACAAACACATCAATTTAACCGACTTTGCCACTATGCGTTTAGATAATGCAGGTGACAATGTGCGTGTTGCTGATAGAAACTTTACCAATCAATTTGAAATACCCGTGTTGTTTTATGCTGGGTGCTTACTGGCAATGCAATTCAATAGTGCAAGCATTCTGGTGGCTGTTTTAGCTTGGCTGTTTGTGATTTCGCGTATTTTACATAGCGTTGTTCACTTGGGCAGTAATAAAATAAGAATACGCTTTAATCTGTTTTTAATAGGCTGTGGCAGTGTATTTGCATTATGGCTGGTAATAATTTGGCGGGTATTATTGTTTTAA
- a CDS encoding insulinase family protein — MKKIIGFSAIALAVLSGCTNTSSVSQAPQTVLLSDSLVVSPNDNREYKTLKLANDIEVILVSDPSAEKSAAALSVGVGLLHDPMSQQGMAHYLEHMLFLGTERYPDTKGYSDFMTKNGGAHNAYTWLDITNYMFKINNDAFDEGLDRFADFFKAPKLYPEYTDKEKNAVNAEWSMRREMDFFGQFKLARKMMGEHPANRFLIGNLETLGDKEGSSLHKETVDFYNKYYSSNIMKVALISNLPIAAMEQKAQKYFADIKNKNIEKPTVTAKLNFDNAGGKRVFYAPNEDVKQLQLDFTISNNNNEFALKPNRFVAYLLSNEMPGSPAQILRDKGWVSQLSASAVPTHYGNYGSLNVNVELTDTGMQNRETIVATIMQYIELIKKEGVDSKYFNEIRTSLNNQFKFLEKGDEFNYVSTLTQSMQDYPLNHAINAPYYYAKFDADSVNKVLKQLNADTLRIWYVSQQEETDSQLHFYDGKYRISDISAQEIASWNKKSQFNLALPSVNNLLPENFAIKTQAFKQQKFPELAYDKNGVKIWRQASQKFAEQPKGLVEVYINTQPGLNDVKAEVLYSVWADLYNIQQSQLSTEAAIAGMSVNLAPSNGLVLSMSGFTDKQNVLLKQALSGLNSDISVQAFNQAIDRFKRNLLNQQKQFPYAQAFAEYTKLSRTGSFDTDTLISTADTLTLADFNALKQNTFANNDLRVFSYGNYNQQDIAAIASELSTILPSNYKHSEFARSKAWLPQPGETIVLQKDIDVADVAVVDMTVHPTPGYKQKAQAAVLQGHFRTIAFDKMRTEEQLAYAVGALARPIEDYSAIGLFIQTPVKGPKEIQARFDLFKKEYAVELDNMNEETFAQLKNATLVSLKEQPKNLSDEMSPLLNDWYRENFNFDSKQQLINEVEKVTLSDIKDYYQQTMLNPNAARLNVQLRGTKFIQSEFADLPKQTKITTLDAYYNGIKLQK, encoded by the coding sequence ATGAAAAAAATTATTGGCTTTAGTGCCATTGCACTTGCTGTACTAAGCGGTTGTACAAATACATCATCTGTATCTCAGGCACCTCAAACTGTTTTATTATCAGACTCGCTGGTTGTAAGCCCTAACGATAATCGCGAATATAAAACGCTTAAATTAGCTAACGACATTGAAGTTATTTTAGTATCAGACCCCAGTGCTGAAAAATCAGCCGCGGCATTAAGTGTTGGAGTGGGTTTACTACACGACCCAATGAGCCAACAAGGCATGGCCCATTATTTAGAGCATATGCTGTTTTTAGGCACAGAGCGTTACCCAGATACTAAAGGGTACTCTGATTTTATGACCAAAAATGGTGGCGCGCACAACGCCTATACTTGGCTCGATATTACTAATTACATGTTTAAAATTAATAACGATGCCTTTGATGAAGGGCTAGACCGTTTTGCTGACTTTTTTAAAGCCCCTAAGTTATACCCAGAATACACAGACAAAGAAAAAAATGCAGTAAATGCAGAGTGGTCAATGCGCCGCGAAATGGACTTTTTTGGGCAGTTTAAACTAGCGCGTAAAATGATGGGTGAACACCCAGCCAACCGTTTTTTAATTGGCAACCTAGAAACCTTAGGTGACAAAGAAGGCAGTTCATTACACAAAGAAACAGTTGATTTTTATAATAAATACTACTCTTCAAATATTATGAAAGTAGCACTTATCTCTAACTTGCCAATTGCGGCAATGGAGCAAAAAGCGCAAAAATATTTTGCAGATATTAAAAATAAAAATATCGAAAAACCTACAGTAACCGCCAAGCTTAACTTTGATAACGCCGGTGGTAAGCGCGTGTTTTATGCCCCTAATGAAGATGTAAAACAGTTACAACTTGATTTTACCATTAGCAATAACAATAACGAGTTTGCACTTAAACCTAATCGCTTTGTGGCCTACTTATTAAGTAATGAAATGCCAGGTAGTCCAGCGCAAATATTACGTGATAAAGGGTGGGTATCGCAATTGTCAGCATCGGCAGTGCCAACCCACTATGGCAACTACGGGTCGTTAAACGTTAACGTAGAGCTTACCGATACAGGTATGCAAAATCGTGAAACGATAGTCGCGACTATAATGCAGTACATCGAATTGATTAAAAAAGAGGGCGTTGATAGTAAATACTTTAACGAAATTCGTACTTCGTTAAATAATCAATTTAAGTTTTTAGAAAAAGGCGATGAGTTTAACTACGTAAGTACATTGACTCAAAGTATGCAAGATTACCCGTTAAATCATGCCATTAATGCGCCTTATTATTACGCTAAGTTTGATGCAGACTCAGTAAATAAAGTGCTTAAACAGTTAAATGCCGACACTTTACGCATTTGGTATGTATCGCAACAAGAAGAAACCGACTCACAGCTACACTTTTACGACGGTAAATACCGCATTAGTGACATAAGCGCGCAGGAAATTGCAAGCTGGAACAAAAAAAGCCAGTTTAATTTAGCACTCCCTAGCGTAAATAACTTACTGCCAGAAAATTTTGCTATTAAAACCCAAGCATTTAAACAGCAAAAATTCCCAGAGCTTGCTTATGATAAAAATGGCGTGAAAATATGGCGTCAGGCAAGTCAAAAATTTGCCGAGCAACCAAAGGGACTTGTTGAAGTTTATATTAATACCCAGCCGGGGCTAAACGATGTAAAAGCGGAGGTTTTATACTCTGTTTGGGCCGATCTGTACAACATACAGCAAAGCCAACTGAGCACAGAGGCTGCTATAGCAGGTATGAGCGTAAACCTTGCACCAAGTAATGGTTTAGTTTTGTCTATGAGTGGCTTTACAGATAAGCAAAATGTACTGCTTAAACAAGCATTAAGTGGGCTAAACAGTGATATTAGTGTGCAAGCATTTAACCAAGCTATAGATCGTTTTAAACGTAATTTACTTAACCAGCAAAAACAATTTCCTTACGCGCAAGCATTTGCTGAATATACAAAATTAAGCCGTACCGGTAGCTTTGATACAGATACTTTAATTAGCACAGCCGACACGTTAACCTTAGCTGATTTTAATGCTTTAAAACAAAACACCTTTGCTAATAACGATTTACGCGTATTTAGTTATGGTAACTATAATCAGCAAGACATAGCAGCAATAGCATCCGAGCTGAGTACTATTTTGCCAAGTAACTATAAACACTCTGAATTTGCGCGCAGTAAAGCATGGTTACCGCAACCGGGTGAAACCATAGTGCTACAAAAAGATATAGATGTAGCCGATGTAGCCGTGGTTGATATGACGGTTCATCCAACACCGGGTTACAAACAAAAAGCACAAGCGGCCGTGCTACAAGGGCATTTTAGAACCATTGCATTTGATAAGATGCGTACTGAGGAGCAACTTGCTTATGCTGTTGGTGCGTTAGCTCGCCCCATCGAGGATTACTCAGCGATTGGTTTGTTTATTCAAACACCAGTAAAAGGGCCAAAAGAAATACAAGCGCGTTTTGATCTGTTTAAGAAAGAGTATGCAGTTGAGCTCGACAACATGAACGAGGAGACGTTTGCGCAGCTTAAAAATGCCACGTTAGTGTCGCTTAAAGAGCAACCTAAAAACTTAAGTGACGAAATGAGCCCACTATTAAATGATTGGTATCGTGAGAACTTTAATTTTGATTCAAAGCAACAGCTAATAAATGAAGTTGAAAAAGTAACGCTTAGCGATATTAAAGACTATTACCAACAAACAATGCTTAACCCTAATGCGGCACGTTTAAATGTGCAATTACGCGGGACTAAGTTTATCCAGAGCGAGTTTGCCGATTTACCAAAGCAAACTAAAATCACAACGCTTGATGCCTATTACAATGGTATTAAACTACAAAAATAA